From the genome of Nicotiana sylvestris chromosome 2, ASM39365v2, whole genome shotgun sequence, one region includes:
- the LOC104231014 gene encoding potassium transporter 11-like produces the protein MASALGMGIDEGSGDETKGGMWELDQKIDQPMDEEAGRLKNMYREKKFSALLLLRLAFQSLGVVYGDLGTSPLYVFYNTFPHGIDDTEDVIGALSLIIYSLTLIPLLKYVFIVCRANDNGQGGTFALYSLLCRHAKIKTIPNQHRTDEELTTYSRSTFHEHSFAAKTKRWLEAYSFRKNALLIIVIVGTCTVIGDGILTPAISVLSATGGIKVDHPKMSNDVVVVVAVIILVGLFSLQHYGTDRVGWLFAPIVLLWFLLVGGIGIFNIWKYDSSVLRAFSPVYIYRYFRRRKKEGWTSLGGIMLSITGTEALFADLAHFPVSAIQLAFTVIVFPCLLLTYTGQAAYLMQNKEHVVDAFYRSIPESIYWPVFVIATLAAIVASQATISATFSIIKQALALGCFPRVKVVHTSKKFLGQIYIPDINWILMILCIGVTAGFRNQSQIGNAYGTAVVIVMLVTTLLMTLIMLLVWRCHWVLVLIFTVLSVVVECTYFSSVLFKVDQGGWVPLVIAAAFLVIMYVWHYGTVKRYAFEMHSKVSMAWILGLGPSLGLVRVPGIGLVYTELASGVPHIFSHFITNLPAIHSVVVFVCVKYLPVYTVPEDERFLVKRIGPKSFHMFRCVARYGYKDLHKKDEEFERKLFDNLFLFVRLENMMEGCSDSDEYSLYGQQTQNSMDYLVRNNGNSTTGNNDFTCSTVESIVPVKSPTQGSNTVTSSLGRESSQAEVDEMEFLNRCRDAGVVHILGNTVVRARRDSRFYKKIAIDYIYAFLRRICRENSVIFNVPHESLLNVGQIFYV, from the exons ATGGCTTCAGCGTTAGGGATGGGAATAGATGAAGGAAGTGGGGATGAAACTAAAGGAGGGATGTGGGAATTAGACCAAAAGATTGATCAGCCTATGGATGAGGAGGCTGGTAGACTCAAAAATATGTATAGAGAAAAG AAATTCTCGGCATTGTTGCTTCTGCGGCTTGCTTTTCAGAGTCTAGGTGTGGTTTATGGAGACTTGGGAACTTCTCCTTTGTATGTGTTCTACAATACATTTCCCCATGGAATTGATGATACAGAGGATGTCATTGGCGCCCTTTCATTAATTATATATTCCCTCACACTTATCCCTCTCCTCAAGTATGTTTTTATTGTTTGTAGAGCGAATGACAATGGCCAAG GCGGGACTTTTGCTCTTTATTCTTTACTATGTCGCCATGCTAAGATAAAGACAATTCCCAACCAACATCGGACAGATGAGGAGCTGACAACTTATAGCCGTAGCACATTCCATGAGCATTCATTTGCTGCAAAAACAAAACGATGGTTGGAGGCATATTCATTCAGGAAGAATGCACTTCTTATTATTGTAATTGTTGGCACTTGCACGGTAATAGGTGATGGAATTCTCACTCCGGCTATATCAG TTCTTTCAGCTACTGGTGGGATCAAGGTGGATCATCCAAAGATGAGTAATG ACGTAGTGGTGGTTGTTGCAGTCATTATATTGGTTGGTCTGTTTAGCTTACAACACTATGGCACAGACAGGGTTGGTTGGCTGTTTGCTCCCATTGTGCTGCTTTGGTTTCTATTAGTAGGAGGTATCGGCATCTTCAACATCTGGAAGTACGATAGCTCTGTTTTGAGGGCTTTTTCTCCTGTGTACATATATAGGTATTTTAGGAGGAGAAAGAAAGAGGGTTGGACATCTCTGGGAGGAATAATGCTCAGCATTACAG GGACAGAGGCACTTTTTGCTGATCTTGCTCATTTTCCAGTGTCAGCAATACAGCTTGCTTTCACAGTCATTGTTTTCCCATGCCTTCTTTTAACCTATACGGGGCAAGCAGCATACCTCATGCAAAATAAGGAACATGTTGTCGATGCATTCTACCGTTCTATTCCAG AAAGCATATACTGGCCAGTTTTTGTCATTGCAACTTTAGCTGCTATCGTTGCAAGTCAAGCAACCATTTCTGCTACATTTTCGATAATCAAGCAAGCTCTGGCACTAGGCTGTTTTCCAAGAGTTAAGGTTGTACATACGTCAAAGAAGTTCCTTGGGCAGATTTATATTCCTGATATAAATTGGATACTTATGATTCTTTGCATCGGTGTCACTGCTGGATTCAGAAATCAAAGTCAAATTGGCAACGCATACG GAACGGCAGTCGTGATAGTCATGTTGGTGACCACGCTCCTCATGACCTTGATAATGTTACTAGTTTGGCGCTGCCATTGGGTTCTTGTCCTTATCTTCACTGTCTTATCTGTGGTGGTTGAATGTACCTACTTCTCTTCTGTGTTATTTAAAGTTGATCAGGGTGGTTGGGTTCCGCTTGTGATTGCTGCAGCTTTTCTTGTCATCATGTATGTCTGGCATTATGGAACTGTGAAACGATATGCATTTGAGATGCACAGCAAGGTGTCAATGGCATGGATTCTTGGGCTCGGCCCCAGTTTAGGACTTGTACGTGTACCGGGGATAGGACTTGTCTACACCGAGCTGGCTAGTGGGGTGCCACACATCTTTTCTCACTTCATTACAAATCTGCCAGCTATACATTCAGTTGTGGTATTTGTCTGTGTGAAGTATCTTCCAGTTTACACAGTTCCTGAAGATGAGAGGTTCCTCGTGAAACGCATAGGACCCAAGTCTTTTCACATGTTCCGCTGTGTTGCAAGGTATGGTTACAAAGACCTCCATAAGAAAGATGAGGAGTTCGAGAGAAAGCTATTTGATAACCTCTTCCTTTTTGTTCGGCTGGAGAATATGATGGAAGGCTGCTCTGACTCCGATGAATACAGCTTATACGGACAGCAAACACAGAATTCAATGGATTATTTAGTGCGAAATAACGGCAACTCAACTACAGGAAATAATGACTTTACATGTTCGACGGTGGAATCAATAGTACCTGTGAAATCTCCCACTCAAggaagcaatacagtcacatcaTCGTTGGGCCGTGAGAGCAGCCAGGCAGAAGTGGACGAAATGGAATTCTTAAATCGTTGTCGAGATGCTGGGGTTGTACACATTCTTGGAAACACTGTAGTTAGAGCAAGGAGAGACTCTAGGTTCTATAAGAAAATTGCTATTGACTATATATATGCGTTTCTTAGGAGAATATGCAGGGAAAATAGTGTGATCTTCAACGTACCTCATGAGAGCCTCTTGAACGTTGGACAAATTTTCTATGTATAA